The following proteins are encoded in a genomic region of Prosthecobacter sp. SYSU 5D2:
- the sucC gene encoding ADP-forming succinate--CoA ligase subunit beta, whose amino-acid sequence MNIHEYQAKELFDKFGVATPPGKVASTAEEAGKIAEELGGAGLVVKAQVHAGGRGKGTFKNGFKGGVHVINTAAEAQDIAGKMLGQTLVTHQTGPEGKLVSKVLIAKAVDISKEHYFAILFDRDSSSHALIASTEGGMNIEEVAEKTPEKIVKEFVHPTLGLQSYQARKIAYSLGLTGAQANQAVKLVTALWNLYIKSDCSLVEVNPLAITTDGQVVALDAKFNFDDNALYRQKDVMAMRDTTEEDPREVAASEYGLNYIGLDGNIACLVNGAGLAMSTMDIIKLHGGEPANFLDVGGGATKEQVTAAFKIILGDPNVKGILVNIFGGIMDCDIIANGIIAAAQEVSLNIPLVVRLEGNNVEAGKATLAASGLAITSAEGLTDAAQKIVAAVGKAA is encoded by the coding sequence ATGAATATCCACGAATACCAGGCCAAAGAACTGTTTGATAAATTTGGTGTCGCCACGCCTCCGGGCAAGGTGGCCTCCACTGCTGAAGAGGCAGGGAAGATCGCCGAGGAGCTGGGCGGTGCCGGGCTGGTGGTGAAGGCCCAGGTGCACGCGGGTGGCCGTGGCAAGGGCACGTTCAAAAACGGTTTCAAAGGTGGTGTTCATGTCATCAACACCGCTGCTGAGGCCCAGGACATCGCCGGCAAGATGCTCGGCCAGACCCTCGTCACCCACCAGACCGGGCCGGAAGGCAAGCTGGTGAGCAAGGTGCTCATCGCCAAGGCGGTGGACATTTCCAAGGAACACTACTTTGCCATCCTCTTCGACCGTGACAGCAGCAGCCACGCGCTCATCGCCAGCACCGAAGGCGGCATGAATATCGAGGAAGTCGCGGAGAAGACTCCGGAGAAAATCGTCAAAGAATTCGTCCACCCGACCCTCGGGCTGCAGAGCTACCAGGCTCGCAAGATCGCCTATTCCCTGGGACTGACCGGTGCGCAGGCCAACCAGGCTGTGAAGCTGGTGACCGCCCTGTGGAACCTTTACATCAAGAGCGACTGCTCCCTGGTGGAAGTGAACCCGCTGGCCATCACCACCGACGGCCAGGTCGTGGCCCTGGATGCCAAGTTTAATTTCGACGACAACGCCCTCTACCGCCAGAAGGACGTGATGGCGATGCGCGACACCACCGAGGAAGACCCTCGCGAAGTGGCCGCCAGCGAATATGGCCTGAACTACATCGGCCTGGACGGCAACATCGCCTGCCTGGTGAACGGCGCTGGCCTGGCCATGAGCACGATGGACATCATCAAGCTGCACGGTGGCGAGCCTGCCAACTTCCTGGACGTGGGCGGTGGCGCGACGAAGGAGCAGGTGACGGCGGCCTTCAAGATCATCCTCGGCGACCCGAACGTGAAGGGCATCCTGGTGAACATCTTCGGTGGCATCATGGACTGCGACATCATCGCCAACGGCATCATCGCCGCTGCGCAGGAAGTCAGCCTGAACATCCCCCTCGTCGTCCGCCTGGAAGGCAACAACGTGGAAGCCGGCAAGGCCACCCTGGCCGCCAGCGGCCTGGCCATCACCAGCGCCGAAGGCCTGACCGACGCGGCACAGAAGATCGTCGCGGCCGTGGGCAAGGCAGCGTAA
- a CDS encoding metallopeptidase family protein: MRDERLDTLAETVIRQTLQSLPANVRLAVKSCVIEAVFMADCRACEEGLEDDLLGLFEGCSLLDGEPASAEQLPRIRLFLDNLWDYAEGNLAVFKDEVRVTLLHELGHFLGYDEDEVEVRGLG, translated from the coding sequence ATGCGCGATGAACGTCTGGACACCCTGGCGGAGACGGTGATCCGGCAGACGCTGCAAAGCCTGCCTGCCAACGTGCGCCTGGCGGTAAAGTCCTGCGTGATCGAGGCTGTCTTCATGGCGGACTGCCGGGCCTGCGAGGAAGGGCTGGAAGATGACCTGCTGGGCCTTTTTGAAGGCTGCTCCCTGCTGGACGGGGAGCCTGCCTCGGCGGAGCAACTGCCGCGCATCCGATTGTTTTTGGACAACCTCTGGGACTACGCAGAGGGGAATCTGGCCGTCTTTAAGGACGAAGTGCGTGTGACCCTGCTGCATGAGCTTGGGCATTTCCTGGGCTACGATGAGGATGAGGTGGAGGTGCGCGGGCTGGGATGA
- a CDS encoding DUF2452 domain-containing protein has product MAHDPIETDLAQTAPRGNFLHYPTSRLGAKIIPQDLTNFKSRGVSRVERELQQELIELREKYLQVIDSFNWNKLIYEAHFGFEPVIGEQYHLYAVGGKHHLSMIEPESWHQKWIGTFRLNADGRWQLEKVADDFDLRGWITTNVE; this is encoded by the coding sequence ATGGCGCACGACCCCATCGAAACCGACCTCGCCCAGACTGCCCCGCGTGGCAATTTCCTCCATTATCCCACCTCCCGGCTGGGTGCCAAAATCATCCCACAGGACCTCACCAACTTCAAAAGCCGGGGCGTTTCCCGCGTCGAGCGCGAGCTACAGCAGGAACTCATCGAGCTGCGGGAAAAATACCTCCAGGTCATTGATTCCTTCAACTGGAACAAGCTCATCTACGAGGCCCACTTCGGTTTCGAGCCCGTCATTGGTGAACAATATCACCTTTACGCGGTCGGCGGAAAGCACCACCTCAGCATGATTGAGCCGGAATCCTGGCATCAAAAATGGATCGGCACCTTCCGCCTGAACGCCGACGGCCGCTGGCAGCTCGAAAAAGTCGCCGATGATTTTGACCTGCGCGGCTGGATCACCACGAATGTGGAATGA
- a CDS encoding valine--pyruvate transaminase yields MSTFSTIGQRLSGPCGIQELMDDLGEALSVTPDMRMLGGGQPAAIPEVQVLWRQRMQAMLDDGSLDKTLLNYDPPGGNPQFREIFATFLKRECGWDVTRENIAVMPSSQSAFFLLFNLLAGETPEGKKRILFPLLPDYIGYANQALTEGQFTAVRPIITDQGLHEFKYHVDFDRVKITPDIAAMCVSCPTNPTGNVLTEAEFNQLRDLARHHGIPLMIDNAYGHPFPDVIHGSFRPRWEPGMIFSISLSKVGLPGVRTSIVVADAPIVKALSNMNAIVSLANGNLGQALLAPLLQDDTLLRLGSEVIRPFYQERSDVAKALLGNHLGTHVPWALHAQEGAFFLWLWLKDLPIPAAELYRRLKARKVLVIPGHYFAFGLKEDWKHPHECLRLTYSQPAHIVQEGLEILADEVKKLWK; encoded by the coding sequence ATGTCCACCTTCTCCACCATCGGCCAGCGTCTCTCCGGTCCCTGCGGCATCCAGGAACTGATGGATGACCTGGGCGAAGCCCTCTCCGTCACCCCGGACATGCGCATGCTCGGCGGCGGTCAGCCCGCCGCCATCCCAGAGGTGCAGGTCCTGTGGCGGCAGCGCATGCAGGCCATGCTGGATGACGGCAGCCTGGACAAAACCCTGCTGAATTACGATCCCCCTGGTGGCAATCCGCAGTTCAGGGAGATCTTCGCCACTTTTCTGAAACGCGAGTGCGGCTGGGACGTCACCCGCGAAAACATCGCCGTCATGCCCAGCAGCCAGAGCGCGTTTTTCCTGCTCTTTAACCTCCTGGCAGGCGAGACACCGGAAGGGAAAAAGCGCATCCTTTTTCCCCTGCTGCCAGACTACATCGGTTATGCCAATCAGGCTCTCACCGAAGGCCAGTTCACCGCTGTCCGCCCCATCATCACCGACCAGGGACTTCATGAGTTCAAGTATCATGTGGATTTCGACCGAGTGAAAATCACGCCGGACATCGCCGCCATGTGCGTGTCCTGCCCCACCAATCCTACCGGTAATGTGCTCACCGAGGCGGAGTTTAACCAATTGCGTGACCTGGCCCGCCATCATGGCATCCCGCTGATGATAGACAATGCCTACGGCCATCCCTTCCCGGATGTCATCCACGGCAGCTTCCGCCCGCGCTGGGAGCCTGGCATGATCTTCAGCATCAGCCTGTCCAAAGTCGGCCTGCCCGGCGTGCGCACCTCCATCGTCGTCGCCGATGCGCCCATCGTGAAAGCTCTGTCCAACATGAACGCCATTGTCTCCCTGGCCAATGGCAATCTCGGCCAGGCCCTGCTGGCTCCGCTGCTTCAGGATGACACCCTGTTGCGCCTGGGCAGCGAGGTCATCCGCCCCTTTTACCAAGAGCGGTCCGATGTCGCCAAAGCCCTCCTCGGCAACCACCTGGGCACTCACGTCCCCTGGGCGCTGCATGCCCAGGAGGGGGCTTTTTTCCTCTGGCTCTGGCTCAAAGACCTGCCCATCCCCGCCGCAGAGCTCTACCGCCGACTCAAGGCAAGAAAGGTCCTCGTCATCCCTGGTCACTACTTCGCCTTCGGCCTGAAGGAAGACTGGAAGCACCCCCACGAGTGCCTCCGCCTCACCTACAGCCAGCCAGCCCACATCGTCCAGGAAGGCCTGGAAATCCTGGCAGATGAGGTCAAAAAACTTTGGAAGTAA